The following are from one region of the Corynebacterium hindlerae genome:
- the nrdF gene encoding class 1b ribonucleoside-diphosphate reductase subunit beta has protein sequence MSLESHAPSHRHDEQNRVLAGPISAINWNEIPDEKDQEVWDRLTGNFWLPEKVPVSNDIKNWEMFNDQERLATMRVFTGLTLLDTIQGTVGAVSLIPDAVTPHEEAVLTNIAFMESVHAKSYSNIFMTLASTAEINDAFRWSEENEHLQNKAKIILDFYDGKDPLKRKVASTLLESFLFYSGFYLPMYWSSHGKLTNTADMIRLIIRDEAVHGYYIGYKYQKALEKETQARRDEMKEHTFDLVFELYDNEIQYTEDLYDELGWTEDVKKFLRYNANKALNNLGYEGLFPADDTKVSPAILSALSPNADENHDFFSGSGSSYVIGKAEITTDDDWDF, from the coding sequence ATGTCTCTTGAATCGCATGCGCCTTCTCATCGTCACGATGAGCAGAACCGAGTGTTGGCAGGGCCAATTTCGGCAATCAACTGGAACGAGATTCCAGACGAAAAAGACCAAGAAGTGTGGGACCGTCTCACCGGTAACTTCTGGCTTCCTGAAAAGGTTCCAGTGTCCAACGACATCAAGAACTGGGAAATGTTCAATGATCAAGAACGGCTCGCAACCATGCGAGTTTTCACCGGCCTGACCTTGCTGGATACTATCCAGGGTACGGTCGGTGCGGTTTCCTTGATTCCGGATGCCGTCACTCCCCATGAGGAAGCAGTACTTACCAACATTGCGTTCATGGAGTCGGTGCACGCTAAGTCTTACTCCAATATCTTCATGACGCTTGCGTCCACCGCAGAGATTAACGATGCCTTCCGTTGGTCCGAGGAAAATGAGCACTTGCAGAACAAAGCCAAGATCATCCTCGATTTCTACGATGGAAAAGATCCGCTCAAGCGCAAGGTCGCCTCGACACTGCTCGAGTCGTTCCTGTTCTACTCCGGTTTCTATCTGCCGATGTACTGGTCTTCCCACGGCAAGCTGACCAACACTGCGGATATGATCCGCCTCATCATTCGCGATGAAGCTGTCCATGGTTACTACATCGGGTACAAGTACCAAAAGGCCTTGGAAAAGGAAACGCAGGCGCGCCGCGACGAAATGAAGGAGCACACCTTCGACCTGGTCTTCGAGCTCTATGACAATGAGATCCAATACACGGAAGATCTCTACGACGAACTGGGCTGGACAGAAGATGTAAAGAAATTCCTGCGCTACAACGCGAACAAGGCCCTGAACAACCTGGGTTACGAAGGACTCTTCCCGGCAGATGACACCAAGGTGTCCCCAGCTATCCTGTCTGCACTTTCTCCCAATGCCGACGAGAATCACGATTTCTTCTCCGGTTCCGGTTCCTCCTACGTGATCGGTAAAGCCGAAATCACCACCGACGACGACTGGGACTTCTAG
- the ctaD gene encoding aa3-type cytochrome oxidase subunit I produces the protein MTAVAPKVDHSVVPARPAPTGNARKGSFAWKMLTTTDHKQLGIMYIIMSFSFFFLGGLMALLIRAELFSPGLQFLSNEQFNQMFTMHGTVMLLLYGTPVVWGFANYILPLQIGAPDVAFPRLNAFGFWLTTIGGVAMLSGFLTPGGAADFGWTMYSPLSDSIHSPGIGSDMWIVGVGAGGVGTILSAVNMLTTILCLRAPGMTMFRMPIFTWNIFVTSVIALLIFPVLTAAALGVLFDRKLGGHLYDPGNGGSIMWQHLFWFFGHPEVYVLALPFFGIISEVVPVFSRKPMFGYVGLIFATLSIGALSMAVWAHHMFVTGAVLLPFFSFMTFLISVPTGVKFFNWVGTMWKGHISWETPMVWSMGFLVTFLFGGLTGIMLASPPLDFHISDTYFVVAHFHYTLFGTIVFASCAGVYFWFPKMTGRMLDEKLGMWHFWLSFFGFHGTFLVQHWLGNMGLPRRYADYLDSDGFTLLNQISTVSAFILGLSVIPFIWNVFKSWRYGEIVTVDDPWGYGNSLEWATSCPPPRHNFTSMPRIRSERPAFELHYPHMVERMRAEAHSGRH, from the coding sequence ATGACCGCTGTAGCGCCTAAGGTCGACCATTCGGTCGTACCAGCAAGGCCTGCACCTACCGGCAATGCCCGCAAGGGTTCTTTTGCTTGGAAGATGCTTACCACCACCGACCACAAGCAGCTGGGCATCATGTACATCATCATGTCCTTCAGCTTCTTCTTCCTCGGTGGCCTGATGGCTCTGCTGATTCGTGCCGAGCTGTTCTCCCCAGGACTTCAGTTCCTGTCGAACGAGCAGTTCAACCAGATGTTCACCATGCACGGCACCGTTATGCTGCTGCTGTACGGCACCCCAGTGGTGTGGGGCTTTGCTAACTACATTCTCCCACTCCAGATTGGTGCGCCGGACGTTGCTTTCCCACGTCTGAACGCTTTCGGTTTCTGGCTGACCACCATCGGTGGTGTCGCGATGCTGTCCGGCTTCCTGACCCCAGGTGGCGCAGCAGACTTCGGCTGGACCATGTACTCCCCACTGTCTGACTCCATCCACTCCCCAGGCATCGGCTCTGACATGTGGATCGTCGGCGTTGGTGCTGGTGGTGTTGGTACCATTTTGTCCGCAGTGAACATGCTGACCACCATCCTGTGCCTCCGCGCACCAGGTATGACCATGTTCCGCATGCCAATTTTCACCTGGAACATCTTTGTCACCTCCGTTATCGCACTGCTGATCTTCCCGGTTCTGACTGCAGCTGCCCTTGGTGTGCTGTTTGACCGCAAGCTCGGTGGCCACCTCTACGATCCAGGCAACGGTGGCTCCATCATGTGGCAGCACCTGTTCTGGTTCTTCGGTCACCCTGAGGTGTACGTCCTTGCGCTGCCATTCTTCGGCATCATCTCTGAGGTTGTCCCAGTGTTCTCCCGCAAGCCAATGTTCGGCTACGTCGGCCTGATCTTCGCAACCTTGTCCATTGGTGCACTGTCCATGGCTGTGTGGGCACACCACATGTTTGTCACCGGTGCGGTTCTTCTTCCGTTCTTCTCCTTCATGACGTTCCTGATCTCCGTGCCAACCGGCGTGAAGTTCTTCAACTGGGTAGGCACCATGTGGAAGGGTCACATTTCTTGGGAGACCCCAATGGTATGGTCCATGGGCTTCCTGGTCACCTTCCTCTTCGGGGGTCTCACCGGCATTATGCTGGCATCCCCACCGCTGGACTTCCACATCTCGGACACTTACTTCGTGGTTGCGCACTTCCACTACACCCTGTTCGGCACCATCGTGTTCGCCTCCTGCGCAGGTGTGTACTTCTGGTTCCCGAAGATGACCGGTCGTATGCTGGACGAGAAGCTGGGTATGTGGCACTTCTGGCTGAGCTTCTTCGGCTTCCACGGCACCTTCCTGGTTCAGCATTGGCTGGGTAACATGGGTCTGCCACGTCGTTACGCTGACTACCTTGACTCCGATGGCTTCACCCTGCTGAACCAGATCTCCACGGTCTCCGCGTTCATCCTCGGCCTGTCCGTCATCCCATTTATTTGGAACGTCTTCAAGTCCTGGCGCTACGGCGAGATTGTCACCGTTGACGATCCATGGGGCTACGGCAACTCCCTCGAGTGGGCAACCTCTTGCCCTCCTCCACGACACAACTTCACCTCCATGCCTCGCATTCGCTCCGAGCGCCCAGCGTTCGAACTGCACTACCCTCACATGGTCGAGCGTATGCGTGCAGAGGCACACTCCGGTCGCCACTAA
- the serB gene encoding phosphoserine phosphatase SerB, giving the protein MTTDLPEEHFNALADGLVPVIITVTGSDQAGVSAAVFRVLAAHGVQLVDIEQSVFRGQLSLAAFVGMKPEKIDTVSEGLRNTLKVHGLQVTVAELPAVPQPRPHSTHVLALLGSVVTAEHVYKLGQTLANYGANIEAYRGLTDYPITAIELDVSVPNAEPGGGVPLRRALAELSHEIGVDIAIDRAGVQRRAKGLICFDCDSTLITQEVIEMLAAYAGKEAEVAAVTGRAMRGELDFEESLRERVATLAGLDESVIHAVARDLKLTPGVRTTLKTLQKMGYKTAVVSGGFIQVLEDLAEDLKLDYVRANTLEIVDGKLTGRVIGKVVDRPAKADFLREFAADSGLDMHQTVAVGDGANDIDMISAAGLGIAFNAKPALREVADAAVTSPFMDEVLYMLGINKLDVDRAAR; this is encoded by the coding sequence ATGACTACGGATCTCCCTGAAGAGCACTTCAACGCACTTGCCGACGGCCTCGTGCCAGTAATCATCACCGTCACCGGCTCTGACCAAGCAGGCGTCTCAGCAGCTGTTTTCCGAGTGCTGGCAGCGCATGGCGTGCAACTCGTTGATATTGAACAATCGGTATTCCGAGGACAGCTCTCCCTGGCTGCGTTCGTGGGAATGAAACCAGAGAAAATTGATACCGTTTCTGAGGGGCTGCGCAACACCCTGAAGGTACACGGACTTCAGGTTACTGTGGCTGAACTCCCCGCGGTACCACAGCCTCGGCCCCACTCCACCCACGTCCTGGCGCTGTTGGGCTCGGTGGTCACTGCGGAACACGTGTACAAGCTCGGCCAGACTCTCGCTAATTATGGCGCCAATATTGAGGCCTACCGAGGCCTGACTGATTACCCCATCACGGCCATTGAGCTCGACGTATCTGTCCCTAACGCTGAGCCGGGAGGTGGGGTACCGCTTCGTCGCGCGCTGGCAGAGCTTTCTCACGAGATCGGTGTCGATATCGCAATCGACCGCGCGGGTGTACAGCGACGCGCCAAGGGATTGATTTGCTTTGACTGCGATTCGACGCTGATTACTCAAGAAGTCATCGAAATGCTGGCTGCATACGCTGGTAAAGAAGCCGAGGTTGCGGCGGTGACCGGCCGGGCAATGCGCGGCGAACTTGATTTTGAGGAGTCGTTGCGGGAACGTGTTGCGACTCTGGCGGGCCTCGATGAGTCAGTGATCCACGCCGTCGCACGAGATTTAAAGCTCACACCAGGCGTGCGAACCACCCTGAAGACCCTGCAAAAGATGGGATACAAGACAGCCGTGGTCTCTGGCGGGTTTATCCAGGTTCTAGAGGATCTAGCAGAGGACCTGAAGTTGGACTACGTGCGTGCTAACACCCTGGAAATCGTGGATGGCAAGCTCACTGGTCGAGTGATCGGCAAGGTGGTGGATCGCCCAGCAAAGGCGGATTTCCTGCGGGAATTCGCGGCAGATTCTGGCCTGGACATGCACCAGACTGTAGCGGTCGGCGATGGTGCCAACGACATTGACATGATCTCGGCGGCTGGTCTGGGGATTGCCTTTAATGCGAAGCCGGCGTTGCGCGAGGTCGCGGACGCTGCGGTCACGTCGCCGTTCATGGATGAGGTGCTGTACATGTTGGGCATCAACAAGCTCGATGTTGACCGTGCTGCCCGCTAG
- a CDS encoding aminoacyl-tRNA hydrolase, translating to MPIVLNIPKSNRPSRVELLEAAARAVVAVCLDPRAGEATAFADALQRWYGARIRKIARRARNAQWERVQSLPGVTAEQGGAQARAFVPSAVHATEPLIAKLQIEGTDLPVAPLGAVATGIPLLVVDASLGMSVGKSAAQVGHAAMLLAAHFSTDAAWRWAQQGYPLQVREVPRAQFASLAGRADAVAVRDAGYTEVAPGSVTVVGLPNEF from the coding sequence ATGCCGATTGTGCTGAATATTCCGAAAAGCAACCGGCCGTCGCGTGTTGAGTTGCTTGAAGCGGCAGCGCGGGCGGTGGTTGCTGTCTGTCTGGATCCGCGGGCTGGGGAAGCTACTGCTTTCGCGGACGCGTTGCAGCGGTGGTATGGCGCGCGGATCCGCAAAATCGCTCGTCGGGCGCGCAATGCCCAGTGGGAGCGAGTGCAAAGTTTGCCTGGAGTCACCGCGGAGCAGGGTGGTGCGCAGGCGCGCGCATTTGTACCGAGCGCGGTTCATGCTACTGAGCCCCTGATCGCAAAGCTACAGATCGAAGGGACGGATCTTCCAGTAGCGCCACTGGGGGCGGTAGCGACAGGCATTCCGCTGCTGGTGGTGGATGCGTCGTTGGGGATGAGCGTCGGTAAGTCGGCTGCGCAGGTCGGGCACGCGGCTATGCTGTTGGCGGCGCATTTTTCGACCGATGCAGCGTGGCGCTGGGCCCAGCAAGGGTACCCGCTGCAAGTCAGGGAGGTTCCCCGCGCGCAGTTTGCCTCGCTGGCTGGCAGGGCGGACGCAGTTGCCGTGCGCGACGCCGGATACACGGAAGTGGCGCCAGGTTCGGTGACCGTGGTGGGCCTACCTAATGAGTTTTAG
- a CDS encoding class I adenylate-forming enzyme family protein encodes MSLYEAVFGGELPETTAMISGDLTLTYPQLAERVVDCAAQLAARGIGQHDVVGVQLGNGADFATVFHGVVKLGAIVVPLPLHLRSDERDAMLRSVAASLLVDETNVREVVRPRGSLPSPAPRISPEQLACLPFSSGTTGTPKAVMLPHRALAANVRQFSQVLPLQAGETCLSVLPFSHIYGLTALLNVPLAMRARVVAQNFAKDSFLAAHDRHDVALTFIAPPLAAVLASAPAEYKFSSLTTIVSGAAPLDPALARRAAERTGARVIQGFGLTESSPVTHLAWRPGTPLEAIGHPLPDTEISIRDPHTLAEATEGEMWVRGPQVMAGYLGDPDVSSRTLIDGWLRTGDLVRENPDGSHTVIDRLKDLIKYHGFQVSPVKLERIVMTHPEVADAAVTRGYGPDGEEQPEAYVVLHSGSEADQDTIMTAVATQVARHEQLRKVHFVSHIPRSAAGKILRRHLTAD; translated from the coding sequence ATGTCCCTATATGAAGCTGTGTTCGGTGGGGAGCTCCCCGAAACCACTGCGATGATCTCCGGAGATCTCACGCTCACGTACCCGCAGCTCGCGGAGCGTGTCGTTGACTGCGCGGCGCAGCTCGCCGCCCGAGGTATCGGCCAGCATGACGTCGTGGGTGTCCAACTAGGAAACGGTGCGGACTTTGCAACGGTGTTCCACGGCGTCGTGAAGCTTGGCGCAATCGTCGTGCCTCTCCCCCTCCATCTTCGTTCGGACGAGCGTGACGCCATGCTACGCAGCGTCGCCGCGTCGCTACTGGTGGATGAAACGAACGTGCGGGAGGTGGTACGTCCGCGTGGTTCGTTGCCGAGCCCGGCCCCGCGGATCTCCCCTGAGCAACTTGCCTGCCTGCCGTTTTCTTCTGGAACCACTGGCACCCCGAAGGCAGTGATGCTGCCTCACCGCGCACTCGCAGCCAATGTTCGGCAATTTTCCCAGGTGCTTCCTCTGCAGGCGGGGGAAACGTGTCTTTCAGTACTGCCGTTTAGCCACATTTACGGGCTAACCGCGCTGCTGAATGTTCCCCTAGCGATGCGCGCCCGGGTGGTAGCGCAAAATTTTGCTAAGGATTCTTTCCTTGCCGCCCATGATCGCCACGATGTTGCTCTTACTTTCATTGCACCGCCACTGGCCGCTGTGCTGGCGTCGGCACCGGCTGAGTATAAGTTTTCCTCGCTCACCACGATCGTCTCTGGAGCAGCGCCACTTGATCCTGCGTTGGCGCGTCGCGCAGCAGAGCGCACCGGTGCGCGAGTGATACAGGGCTTTGGGCTCACCGAGTCCTCCCCGGTAACACACTTGGCATGGCGCCCCGGCACCCCCTTGGAGGCGATCGGGCACCCCCTGCCTGATACGGAAATCAGCATCCGCGATCCCCACACCCTCGCCGAGGCCACTGAGGGCGAAATGTGGGTGCGTGGCCCGCAGGTCATGGCAGGCTACCTCGGCGACCCCGACGTGAGCAGCCGCACGCTTATCGACGGCTGGTTGCGCACCGGAGACCTCGTTCGGGAAAATCCAGACGGCTCCCACACCGTTATCGACCGGCTCAAAGACCTCATCAAATACCACGGGTTCCAGGTATCCCCCGTGAAACTGGAACGCATCGTGATGACGCACCCCGAAGTTGCGGACGCTGCGGTGACCCGAGGCTACGGGCCAGATGGGGAGGAACAACCCGAGGCCTACGTGGTGCTGCACTCCGGCAGTGAGGCCGACCAAGACACCATCATGACAGCAGTGGCCACACAAGTGGCCCGGCACGAACAGCTACGCAAGGTGCACTTTGTGTCGCACATCCCGCGCTCGGCTGCGGGAAAAATCCTGCGCCGTCATCTCACCGCAGACTAA
- a CDS encoding ATP-dependent DNA helicase — MSATSAPDTSELLDAAVAALGGTRREGQARMADAVTRAMEHERHLAVQAGTGTGKSLAYLVPAIRHAQETGTTVIVSTATIALQRQLVERDLPRLAEALEPLLPKKPTFAIMKGRQNYLCQNKVAQSQLDDPDALINEEELSWLGKHVARLHEWASETETGDRDHLEPGVPDLAWRQLSVSSRECLGASRCPHGEDCFAEKARRATKDVDIIVTNHALLAIDALADINILPEHEVVIIDEAHELDGRITAVATNEISVTSLNLTAKRAGKLGAEGREEKVSELAKELDDAFLTAPEGRWKQMPESAQHSLIALKDSLWSLRDTIQRAPDGESANQPERFAERQSLSNHLLDLHDAIVRTLEVFAQSDPSQHSDVVWLSRDERRGSVLRVAPLSVAGLLHTRLFEQQTVILASATLTIGGNFDAMAASWGLPKGSWDSLDAGTPFDPAKSGILYVARHLPDPGRDGVPQETLDEIYELIMATGGRTLGLFSSRRAAEQVTEAMRLRLPFDVYCQGDDSTGALVAKFAADENSCLFGTLTLWQGVDVPGSACSLVFIDRIPFPRPDDPLLQARKDAADAEGRNGFMEVAATHAALLMAQGAGRLLRHVTDRGVVAVLDNRLVTKRYGSFLRKSMPAFWATTNSDTAKAALKRLVAS; from the coding sequence ATGTCTGCCACTTCCGCCCCTGATACCAGTGAACTGCTCGACGCCGCTGTAGCTGCGCTTGGGGGAACGCGCCGTGAAGGCCAGGCCCGCATGGCTGACGCGGTGACTCGGGCGATGGAGCACGAGCGGCACTTGGCGGTCCAAGCAGGCACAGGCACGGGCAAATCGTTGGCTTATCTGGTGCCGGCGATCCGCCACGCGCAGGAGACGGGGACTACCGTGATCGTGTCCACCGCGACCATCGCCCTGCAGCGCCAGCTTGTGGAACGAGACTTACCGCGACTGGCAGAAGCGCTGGAGCCACTGCTGCCGAAGAAACCAACATTCGCGATTATGAAAGGGCGACAGAATTACCTGTGCCAGAACAAGGTCGCGCAGTCACAGCTGGATGATCCCGATGCCTTGATCAATGAGGAGGAGCTGTCCTGGCTGGGCAAACATGTGGCCCGCCTGCATGAGTGGGCATCAGAAACCGAGACGGGCGATCGGGACCATTTGGAGCCCGGCGTCCCGGATCTGGCCTGGCGGCAGCTGAGTGTGTCGTCCCGCGAGTGCCTCGGGGCGAGTCGCTGCCCCCATGGTGAGGATTGCTTCGCGGAGAAGGCCCGGCGCGCCACGAAGGATGTGGACATTATCGTCACCAACCACGCCCTTTTGGCAATCGATGCTCTCGCCGACATCAATATCCTGCCGGAACACGAGGTCGTCATCATTGATGAGGCCCATGAGCTCGACGGTCGTATCACTGCGGTTGCTACCAACGAAATTTCTGTGACCTCCCTGAATCTCACGGCCAAGCGCGCTGGGAAGTTGGGCGCAGAGGGGCGCGAAGAGAAGGTTTCGGAGCTAGCAAAAGAGCTTGACGACGCCTTTCTCACCGCCCCAGAAGGGCGGTGGAAGCAGATGCCAGAGTCAGCCCAACATAGCTTGATTGCGCTTAAGGATTCGCTGTGGTCACTGCGGGACACGATCCAACGCGCCCCGGACGGTGAGTCGGCGAACCAGCCGGAGCGGTTTGCCGAACGACAATCCCTCAGCAACCACTTGTTGGATCTTCATGACGCCATCGTGCGCACCCTGGAGGTGTTTGCCCAGTCAGACCCATCTCAGCACTCCGACGTGGTGTGGCTGAGCCGCGATGAGCGTCGCGGCAGTGTGCTGCGAGTGGCACCGCTTTCGGTTGCTGGTCTGCTGCATACTCGGCTATTTGAGCAGCAGACCGTGATCTTGGCCAGTGCGACGCTGACGATCGGCGGGAATTTTGATGCTATGGCAGCCAGCTGGGGGCTCCCGAAGGGATCATGGGACAGCCTCGATGCGGGAACTCCGTTTGATCCGGCAAAGTCGGGGATTTTGTACGTTGCTCGTCATCTTCCGGATCCAGGTCGCGACGGCGTGCCACAAGAAACCCTGGATGAGATATACGAACTGATCATGGCTACCGGTGGCCGAACACTGGGTTTGTTTTCTTCCCGGCGCGCCGCGGAGCAAGTAACGGAAGCGATGCGGCTGCGCCTGCCTTTTGATGTCTACTGCCAAGGTGATGATTCCACGGGTGCGCTGGTGGCAAAGTTTGCTGCCGATGAGAATTCGTGCTTGTTCGGCACTTTAACACTGTGGCAGGGCGTGGATGTTCCAGGCAGCGCCTGCTCACTGGTGTTCATTGATAGGATTCCGTTCCCGCGCCCCGATGATCCGCTGTTGCAGGCACGAAAGGATGCAGCCGATGCTGAAGGGCGCAATGGGTTCATGGAGGTCGCCGCGACTCATGCTGCGTTGCTGATGGCGCAGGGCGCGGGCCGGTTGCTCCGCCACGTCACTGATCGGGGTGTGGTTGCCGTGTTGGATAACCGGTTGGTGACAAAGCGTTACGGTTCTTTCCTGCGTAAATCGATGCCTGCGTTCTGGGCGACAACAAATTCCGATACTGCTAAAGCTGCGTTGAAAAGGTTGGTGGCCAGCTAA
- a CDS encoding RNA polymerase sigma factor, producing the protein MTDVSLTAFDDATTGPTEAELLARAQAGDERAFGVLARSASNRMWSVCLSITGNRHDAEDAIQNALTAAWQNLHRFDGKAKFSTWAYRIASNAALQIVRKRREIPDDDAGIDQVAPGSGVDDQVTAGVVIRDALSTLPDEFREALVLREYGGLSYQDIADQQGIPTQTVKSRISRARAKLLDALREAGL; encoded by the coding sequence ATGACCGACGTCTCACTCACCGCCTTCGACGACGCCACAACCGGCCCCACCGAAGCCGAACTCCTCGCCCGCGCCCAAGCAGGTGACGAGCGTGCCTTCGGTGTCCTGGCCCGCTCCGCCTCCAACCGTATGTGGTCCGTGTGCCTATCCATCACCGGCAACCGCCACGACGCCGAAGACGCCATCCAAAACGCCCTCACCGCAGCCTGGCAAAACCTCCACCGCTTCGACGGCAAAGCCAAATTCTCCACCTGGGCATACCGAATCGCGTCCAACGCTGCCCTACAAATCGTTCGCAAACGTCGCGAAATCCCAGACGATGACGCCGGTATCGACCAAGTCGCGCCGGGATCAGGAGTGGACGATCAGGTCACGGCCGGAGTCGTGATCCGCGACGCCCTCTCCACGCTGCCCGACGAGTTCCGCGAAGCCCTCGTCCTCCGGGAATACGGTGGGCTGAGTTATCAAGACATCGCCGATCAGCAAGGCATCCCCACCCAAACCGTGAAAAGCCGCATCAGTCGCGCCCGCGCCAAGCTTCTCGACGCCCTACGCGAAGCCGGGCTGTAG
- a CDS encoding nicotinate phosphoribosyltransferase has protein sequence MTSSTPSSRAPGVASSLPPARSTSLLTDKYELTMLQAALADGTAHRQCAFEVFSRRLPNERRYGVVAGTARVLSAVEDYVFTEEQLAGLDFLNEETISYLRDFQFRGHIDGYREGELYFPNSPILTVRGTFAECVILETVILSIMNADSAIASAAARMVTAAGGRPIIEMGSRRTHEYAAVTASRAAYLAGFQATSNLEAGHRYGIPVSGTAAHSWTLVHVNDDGTPNEEAAFRSQIASQGVDTTLLVDTFDIEKGVETAIKVAGPELGGVRIDSGDLGILTRRVRQQLDNLGAHNTKIVVSSDLDEFAIAGLRGEPVDIYGVGTSVVTGSGAPTASMVYKVVEVDGHPVAKRSSSKKSVGGAKRGFRAARNSGTAVEEIVTPFDADAPTIGALNVRDLTVPLMRDGHVVASLPTLTESRDYLAAQLVSLPWEGLALSRDEPALNTRFVGF, from the coding sequence GTGACCTCTTCAACACCAAGCTCCCGTGCCCCAGGCGTCGCCTCGTCCCTGCCACCAGCGCGCTCCACGTCGCTGCTGACAGACAAGTATGAACTCACCATGTTGCAGGCCGCGCTTGCCGACGGCACCGCGCACCGCCAGTGCGCATTCGAAGTATTCTCCCGGCGACTGCCCAACGAACGCCGCTACGGTGTGGTAGCAGGAACCGCTCGGGTCCTGAGCGCAGTGGAAGACTATGTCTTTACCGAAGAACAACTAGCAGGGCTGGACTTCCTCAACGAAGAAACCATCTCTTATCTCAGGGATTTCCAGTTCCGTGGACACATTGACGGCTACCGTGAGGGCGAACTTTACTTCCCTAACTCCCCCATCCTCACCGTTCGGGGCACCTTCGCCGAATGCGTCATCCTCGAAACCGTCATTCTGTCCATCATGAACGCGGACTCCGCTATCGCGTCCGCCGCCGCCCGCATGGTGACTGCTGCCGGTGGCCGCCCCATCATTGAGATGGGGTCGCGGCGTACCCATGAGTACGCCGCGGTCACGGCCTCTCGTGCCGCGTACCTCGCAGGTTTTCAAGCCACCTCCAACCTCGAAGCCGGACACCGCTACGGCATCCCAGTTTCCGGCACTGCCGCGCACTCCTGGACGCTTGTCCACGTCAACGACGACGGCACCCCGAACGAAGAGGCCGCGTTCCGCTCCCAGATCGCATCCCAGGGCGTGGACACTACGTTGCTCGTTGACACCTTCGATATCGAAAAAGGTGTAGAGACCGCGATCAAGGTCGCCGGCCCTGAGCTCGGTGGCGTCCGCATCGACTCCGGAGACCTCGGCATTCTCACTCGTCGCGTCCGACAGCAGCTCGATAATCTAGGTGCGCACAACACCAAGATTGTCGTCTCCTCCGACCTCGACGAATTCGCCATTGCCGGTCTAAGGGGCGAGCCAGTCGACATCTACGGAGTCGGCACCTCCGTGGTCACCGGCTCCGGGGCACCGACCGCTTCCATGGTGTACAAAGTGGTAGAAGTTGACGGGCATCCGGTAGCAAAACGCTCCAGCTCCAAGAAATCTGTCGGCGGGGCGAAACGCGGTTTCCGCGCCGCCCGTAACTCCGGCACCGCCGTCGAGGAGATCGTCACCCCCTTTGATGCCGACGCCCCCACCATCGGAGCTCTCAACGTACGCGACCTGACCGTACCGCTGATGCGTGACGGCCATGTCGTAGCGAGCCTACCGACGCTCACCGAGTCCCGCGATTATCTCGCCGCTCAACTAGTGTCATTGCCATGGGAAGGCCTGGCGCTCTCACGCGACGAGCCTGCACTCAACACCCGTTTCGTAGGATTTTGA
- the clpS gene encoding ATP-dependent Clp protease adapter ClpS, producing the protein MSTPSAPMASPDLEEVIDVDVMTSENLPWMCIVWDDPVNLMSYVTYVFQTVLGMSRKRATELMMQVHTEGKAVVSTGERDKVEGDVKKLHKAGLWATMQQAG; encoded by the coding sequence ATGAGCACACCGTCGGCGCCGATGGCTTCGCCTGATCTTGAGGAAGTCATCGATGTTGACGTGATGACCAGCGAAAACCTGCCGTGGATGTGCATCGTCTGGGATGATCCGGTCAACCTGATGAGCTATGTCACCTATGTTTTTCAGACGGTGCTCGGCATGAGTCGCAAGCGCGCGACAGAACTGATGATGCAGGTCCACACCGAGGGGAAAGCGGTGGTCAGTACCGGCGAGCGCGACAAAGTCGAAGGCGACGTGAAGAAGTTGCACAAGGCTGGCTTGTGGGCGACGATGCAGCAGGCGGGATAA
- a CDS encoding DUF2017 domain-containing protein, with the protein MEAWKKKKSLLKGAKYSVVFEPMEREVLGDMAAAVAEALIQRAQSAPKDELAELTGMTSGHKEPPSDPALARLLPDFEMQGDEEYEGDNALLRSLHENDICRAKLENLQVITSALGPDGSVAVVATEEEAHAWIAGLNDIRLYVASGEIRGGEAEEQDRDMLVQWLAYAQESLLDVMMG; encoded by the coding sequence ATGGAAGCGTGGAAAAAGAAGAAGTCCCTGCTCAAAGGGGCAAAGTACTCCGTAGTTTTCGAGCCGATGGAGCGGGAAGTGTTGGGGGACATGGCCGCTGCCGTAGCCGAGGCACTGATCCAGCGGGCGCAGTCTGCCCCGAAAGATGAGCTCGCCGAACTCACTGGCATGACGTCCGGGCACAAAGAGCCCCCTTCCGATCCAGCGCTTGCCCGCCTGCTCCCCGATTTTGAGATGCAGGGCGATGAGGAGTACGAGGGTGACAATGCGCTGCTCCGGTCGTTGCACGAAAATGACATCTGTCGCGCAAAGCTAGAAAACCTCCAGGTCATCACGAGCGCGCTCGGCCCCGATGGCAGCGTTGCCGTGGTGGCGACAGAGGAGGAAGCCCACGCCTGGATCGCCGGGCTCAATGACATTCGCCTCTACGTTGCCTCCGGGGAAATCCGAGGCGGGGAGGCTGAGGAACAAGACCGCGACATGTTGGTGCAGTGGCTGGCGTACGCGCAAGAGTCGCTGCTCGACGTGATGATGGGGTAA